Proteins encoded by one window of uncultured Bacteroides sp.:
- a CDS encoding carboxypeptidase-like regulatory domain-containing protein, translating to MKALFKSISFLLLVMFLSSIQTEAVASNVEDYYTVNGVVKDSQTKKKLEYVTVSIPGSSTSTISNVDGEFSLKIKTSVNAQEMEISHVGYLSSRIPISKGEEIKTYYLHPNAYLLKEVVIQPELARSIVEQAVGKIETNYSPASNMFTCFYRETVQKGKRYIQVSEAILNLYKEPYSKGISKDRVRIFKGRKLVSQNQKDTLAVKLMGGPYMSVLLDVAKNRDILLDKEMLASYNYTLEDPVNLDNRPQYVISFRPAVVLPYALYFGKYYIDKETLSFSRIEFSLDLRDRDKAISQILIKKPIGLRFKPLDVNFLITYKVQNGVNYLNYMRTESQFTCDWKKRLFKSKYTVLSEVVTTERDDAPKESIPYKESFKYDQSFTDKVVDFTDENFWGGYNIIAPTESLLDGLNKLKKQYH from the coding sequence ATGAAAGCACTATTTAAAAGCATTAGTTTTCTGCTTCTTGTGATGTTTTTATCAAGCATCCAGACTGAAGCAGTTGCTTCTAATGTTGAGGACTATTACACAGTTAACGGAGTTGTGAAAGATTCTCAGACTAAAAAGAAGCTGGAATATGTTACAGTTTCCATTCCTGGAAGTTCCACAAGTACAATAAGCAATGTAGATGGTGAATTTTCTCTGAAAATTAAAACATCTGTTAATGCTCAGGAAATGGAAATCTCTCATGTAGGTTATTTAAGTTCCCGCATACCTATCTCTAAAGGTGAGGAAATTAAAACTTATTATCTTCACCCTAATGCTTACTTATTGAAAGAAGTTGTTATTCAACCAGAATTGGCACGTTCAATAGTAGAACAAGCAGTAGGCAAAATAGAAACCAACTATAGCCCTGCATCTAATATGTTTACCTGCTTTTACAGGGAAACCGTTCAAAAGGGCAAAAGATACATACAAGTATCCGAAGCTATCCTGAATCTTTATAAAGAACCCTACTCAAAAGGAATATCCAAAGATCGTGTACGTATTTTCAAAGGACGTAAACTGGTAAGCCAGAATCAAAAGGATACGTTGGCAGTTAAATTGATGGGTGGCCCGTACATGTCTGTACTTCTTGATGTAGCCAAAAATAGAGATATATTATTGGATAAAGAGATGTTGGCCTCTTACAATTATACACTTGAAGATCCGGTAAATCTTGATAATCGTCCACAATACGTCATTAGTTTCCGTCCGGCAGTTGTATTACCTTACGCACTGTACTTTGGCAAGTATTACATCGATAAGGAGACTTTAAGCTTTAGTCGTATAGAATTTAGTCTGGATTTACGCGACCGTGATAAAGCAATTAGTCAGATACTTATAAAAAAGCCTATAGGACTTCGGTTCAAGCCATTGGATGTAAACTTCTTGATTACTTATAAGGTACAAAATGGAGTCAACTATCTGAATTATATGCGTACAGAGTCTCAATTTACTTGTGACTGGAAAAAGAGATTGTTCAAGAGTAAATATACTGTGCTGTCTGAGGTTGTAACTACAGAAAGAGATGATGCACCGAAAGAATCAATTCCTTACAAAGAATCATTTAAATACGATCAATCCTTTACTGATAAAGTGGTCGACTTTACTGATGAGAACTTCTGGGGTGGATATAATATCATTGCGCCTACAGAGTCATTATTGGATGGCTTGAATAAATTGAAAAAACAATACCATTAA
- the galE gene encoding UDP-glucose 4-epimerase GalE, translating into MKEKILVTGGTGFIGSHTVVELQNSGYEVIIIDNLSNSNADVVDNIEKVSGIRPAFEKLDCLDFAGLDALFTKYKGIKAIIHFAASKAVGESVEKPLLYYRNNIVSLVNLLELMPKHNVRGIVFSSSCTVYGEPDQLPVTEQAPIKPATSPYGNTKQINEEIVKDTITSGSPINAILLRYFNPIGAHPTALLGELPNGVPQNLVPYITQTAIGIREQLSVFGHDYNTPDGTCIRDFINVVDLAKAHVIAIDRILNGKQKAKVETFNIGTGIGLSVLDLINAFEKSTGVKLNYKLVGRRVGDIEKVWANPDYANNELGWKAETSTEETLLSAWKWQLKLREKGIQ; encoded by the coding sequence ATGAAAGAGAAAATTTTAGTAACCGGAGGTACTGGTTTTATAGGTTCTCATACAGTTGTAGAGCTTCAGAATAGTGGTTATGAAGTGATTATTATTGATAACTTATCAAACTCTAATGCTGATGTAGTAGACAATATTGAAAAGGTATCAGGAATCCGTCCGGCTTTTGAAAAACTAGATTGTCTTGATTTTGCAGGTCTGGATGCACTATTTACTAAATATAAAGGCATTAAGGCTATTATTCATTTTGCAGCAAGTAAAGCTGTTGGTGAATCTGTAGAAAAGCCTTTGCTTTACTATCGCAATAATATTGTTTCTTTGGTTAATTTACTGGAACTGATGCCAAAGCATAATGTTAGAGGTATCGTATTCTCTTCATCATGTACTGTATATGGTGAGCCAGATCAGCTTCCTGTAACAGAACAAGCTCCTATTAAGCCAGCAACTTCCCCTTATGGAAATACAAAACAGATTAATGAAGAAATTGTAAAGGATACTATCACTTCAGGATCTCCTATTAATGCAATTCTTCTTCGTTACTTTAATCCGATTGGTGCTCATCCAACTGCTTTACTTGGCGAACTGCCTAACGGTGTTCCTCAGAATCTTGTTCCTTATATTACTCAGACAGCCATTGGCATTCGTGAACAACTGAGCGTATTTGGTCATGATTATAATACTCCTGACGGAACTTGTATCCGTGATTTTATTAATGTTGTTGATTTGGCTAAAGCTCACGTTATAGCTATTGATAGAATTCTTAACGGAAAACAAAAAGCAAAGGTTGAAACCTTTAATATAGGTACAGGAATAGGACTCTCAGTATTAGATTTGATTAATGCATTTGAAAAGTCAACAGGGGTGAAGTTAAATTATAAGCTTGTTGGCCGTCGTGTTGGTGATATCGAAAAGGTTTGGGCTAATCCTGATTACGCAAATAATGAATTGGGATGGAAAGCTGAAACCAGTACAGAAGAGACTCTTCTTTCTGCCTGGAAATGGCAATTAAAATTAAGAGAAAAAGGAATTCAATAA
- a CDS encoding RNA polymerase sigma-70 factor, with protein sequence MINDLLLLNRIKNGDVQAFEKLFRSYYKPLCYYADSFLNDMDSAEEIVQNLFYLFWKDRADLQIRLSVKSYLFQSVQNNAFSYLKHLQVRDVYRDKVAQEELETSNFSPVDELEYRELESKFTSLLQQLPERQRRIFCMNRFGGKKYSEIAKELSVSVKTVEADISKVLVILRKELKHYNQ encoded by the coding sequence ATGATAAATGATTTGCTCCTCCTTAACAGGATAAAGAATGGCGATGTTCAGGCTTTCGAAAAATTATTTCGATCGTACTATAAGCCTCTTTGCTATTATGCAGATTCTTTCCTAAATGATATGGATAGTGCTGAAGAGATTGTTCAGAACCTATTCTATCTGTTTTGGAAGGACAGAGCAGATTTACAAATAAGGCTTTCAGTGAAATCTTACTTGTTTCAGTCGGTTCAGAATAATGCTTTCAGTTACCTTAAGCATCTTCAGGTTAGAGATGTTTATCGCGATAAAGTAGCTCAGGAAGAACTTGAAACAAGTAATTTTTCACCAGTTGACGAACTGGAATACAGAGAATTGGAAAGCAAATTTACATCTTTACTTCAACAATTGCCTGAGCGACAGCGAAGAATATTCTGTATGAATCGTTTTGGTGGAAAGAAGTACAGTGAGATAGCCAAAGAACTCTCAGTTTCAGTTAAAACAGTGGAAGCGGACATCAGTAAAGTACTCGTTATCCTGCGTAAGGAGTTGAAACATTATAATCAATGA
- the dnaB gene encoding replicative DNA helicase — translation MEQKRNTRSTKPKVQPIADYGRLQPQAREFEEAVLGALMLEKDAYPQVSEILRPESFYERHHQMIYAAITDLAVRQEPIDILTVTEQLKKRGELEEVGGPFYITKLSSQVASSAHIEYHARIIAQKYLARELISFTSEIQGKSFDETLDVDDLMQEAEGRLFEISQRNLKKDYTQINPIISEAYELLQKAAARTDGLSGLESGFHGLDKMTSGWQNSDLVIIAARPAMGKTAFVLSMARNIAVNFRNAVAVFSLEMSNVQLVNRLIVNVCEIPGEKIKSGQLAPYEWQQLDYKLKDLIDAPLYVDDTPSLSVFELRTKARRLVREHGVKILIIDYLQLMNASGMSFGSRQEEVSTISRSLKGLAKELNIPIIALSQLNRGVENREGIDGKRPQLADLRESGAIEQDADMVCFIHRPEYYKIYTDEKGNDLRGMAEIIIAKHRNGATGDVLLRFKGEFAKFQNPDDDTIIPLPGESGVVGSKINKQPQGSVPPPQEEYPSQVSSPFGNYGNDGPLPF, via the coding sequence ATGGAACAAAAAAGAAATACGCGAAGCACAAAACCTAAAGTACAACCTATAGCTGATTACGGCCGTTTGCAACCGCAGGCACGTGAGTTCGAAGAAGCTGTACTGGGAGCGTTAATGCTCGAGAAAGATGCATATCCGCAGGTTAGTGAAATTCTTCGTCCCGAATCATTTTATGAACGTCATCATCAAATGATTTATGCCGCAATAACCGACCTGGCTGTTCGTCAGGAACCAATTGATATTCTAACCGTTACCGAGCAACTTAAAAAGCGCGGTGAACTTGAAGAAGTGGGAGGGCCGTTTTATATCACTAAGCTGAGTAGTCAGGTTGCTTCTTCAGCGCATATTGAATATCATGCGCGAATTATTGCTCAGAAGTATCTGGCGCGTGAGCTTATCTCTTTTACCAGCGAAATTCAAGGCAAGTCTTTCGATGAAACACTCGATGTAGACGATTTAATGCAGGAAGCGGAAGGACGATTGTTCGAAATTTCTCAGCGAAACCTAAAGAAAGACTATACACAGATTAATCCTATAATTTCTGAGGCGTATGAATTACTGCAAAAAGCTGCTGCAAGAACCGATGGTTTGAGTGGTTTGGAAAGTGGTTTTCATGGATTGGACAAGATGACATCCGGTTGGCAGAATTCCGACCTGGTTATTATCGCTGCCCGTCCGGCAATGGGTAAAACAGCTTTCGTCTTGTCTATGGCAAGAAACATTGCAGTAAACTTTAGAAATGCGGTAGCTGTGTTCTCTCTTGAAATGAGTAACGTTCAGCTGGTAAATCGTCTTATCGTGAACGTTTGTGAGATTCCCGGTGAAAAGATAAAGAGTGGTCAGCTTGCCCCGTATGAATGGCAGCAACTTGATTATAAACTGAAAGATTTGATTGATGCACCATTATACGTAGATGATACTCCTTCACTTTCGGTCTTTGAATTAAGAACAAAAGCCCGTAGGTTGGTTCGTGAACACGGAGTGAAGATACTTATTATTGACTACCTTCAGTTGATGAATGCCAGCGGAATGTCTTTCGGTAGTCGTCAGGAAGAGGTTAGTACCATTTCCAGATCCTTGAAAGGATTGGCTAAGGAACTAAATATCCCTATTATTGCCCTGTCACAGTTGAATCGTGGTGTTGAGAACCGTGAAGGAATTGACGGAAAGCGTCCACAGTTGGCCGACCTTCGTGAATCTGGTGCCATTGAGCAGGATGCCGATATGGTTTGCTTTATTCACCGCCCCGAATATTATAAAATATATACTGACGAAAAAGGAAATGATTTACGCGGAATGGCCGAGATCATTATTGCTAAACACCGTAATGGTGCTACCGGTGATGTACTTCTTCGCTTTAAAGGTGAGTTTGCTAAATTCCAGAATCCAGATGATGATACAATCATTCCTTTGCCTGGCGAGAGTGGTGTTGTGGGTTCAAAAATAAATAAACAACCTCAGGGTTCGGTACCTCCGCCTCAGGAAGAATATCCTTCTCAGGTATCCAGTCCTTTCGGGAATTACGGTAATGACGGCCCCTTGCCGTTCTAA
- a CDS encoding sugar phosphate nucleotidyltransferase, with translation MTTTLVVLAAKMGNKYGGLKQLEGIGPNGETILDYSMYDALKAGFNKVVFVISKYFEEEFKEKVSAKYEGLVEIKYAFQEIESVPEELRNSKRNRLWGSAHAILMVKDLVKEPFGVINATNFYQRESFELLYSHLQETRNTLQNHFLISFRLANALAETGGVTRGICEVNDKDELISIVDRMGVERIGGDPMYLNEYNKWVELDVNSPISMNMWGFTPDIFNSLNQSFDSFIATSGTDLKSDFSIPGFMNEMVQEGLKVKTIKTPAKWMGLVSPDDRIQVILRINDLIRKGIYPSKIFEQTNQSPK, from the coding sequence ATGACTACGACTTTAGTGGTGCTTGCCGCAAAAATGGGAAATAAATATGGTGGCCTGAAACAATTAGAAGGAATTGGACCAAACGGAGAGACCATTCTCGACTATTCAATGTATGATGCTTTAAAAGCAGGATTCAATAAGGTAGTTTTTGTTATTAGTAAGTATTTTGAAGAAGAGTTTAAAGAAAAAGTATCTGCAAAGTACGAAGGGCTGGTAGAGATTAAATATGCTTTTCAAGAAATAGAATCAGTACCCGAAGAGCTTCGAAACAGCAAAAGAAACCGACTATGGGGATCGGCACATGCCATACTCATGGTAAAAGATCTCGTTAAAGAACCTTTTGGTGTGATCAATGCTACTAACTTCTACCAGCGTGAAAGCTTTGAACTGCTTTATAGTCATTTACAGGAAACACGTAATACCCTTCAAAATCATTTTCTGATCAGCTTTCGCTTGGCAAATGCTTTGGCCGAAACAGGAGGAGTAACCCGTGGAATATGTGAAGTGAATGATAAAGATGAGCTAATCTCTATTGTTGACCGCATGGGAGTGGAACGAATAGGAGGAGACCCTATGTATTTGAATGAATATAATAAGTGGGTAGAGCTAGATGTGAATTCTCCTATATCCATGAATATGTGGGGCTTTACTCCAGATATATTTAACTCCTTAAATCAGTCATTTGATTCTTTTATCGCCACATCTGGCACAGACTTGAAGTCGGACTTCTCAATCCCTGGATTTATGAATGAAATGGTTCAAGAAGGACTGAAAGTTAAAACAATAAAAACACCAGCAAAATGGATGGGACTGGTTTCGCCTGATGATAGAATTCAGGTAATTCTTCGCATCAATGACCTTATTCGTAAAGGTATATATCCATCTAAGATATTTGAACAAACTAATCAATCGCCTAAATAA
- a CDS encoding carboxypeptidase-like regulatory domain-containing protein, with protein MKRLCLFLIFTSIFLSPMWPENGGDSLSKHIRIEKRKDTVYELLNYISEVSGFYFIYDSKIIDNEKKAKLPGGSYSIREAINFVLQSGNYTLRTIDRYILINKTTNSSSSYQGDAFISKTKDCESYKQIAGTVLEKMTQSPIPYCSVGFEGTGIGTITNNNGKFVLRVPDSLLTDKLHVSHIGYDSQSIPISFMQNNPSNIYLSERIVPLQEVIFRLVNPRKIVKEALEARDHLYLDKPSYFTSFYREGIMRKSELLRLTEAVFKVYKQSYSHSFSSDQVKLLKMRKITNDAVKDSVVLRMKAGVEASLLLDLMKNVPDFLEINDKNIYDYTKIDMTEIDSRMAHVISFEQRKGITDPYLRGKLFIDSENSALLCAQLEVNPQFIDKAEDLFVVKRGRSVKIHPQQIVYTVSYKELDGKYYMNHVRGDLQFKMKGKGQLFYSSMHIFFEMVTCKVETVNVQPFPREERLPVKKIFSEERFAYDNHFWGDFNVILPEENINKNLSRITSKIEESGE; from the coding sequence ATGAAACGTTTGTGCCTTTTTCTAATCTTTACATCTATCTTCCTTTCTCCAATGTGGCCGGAGAATGGAGGCGATTCGTTAAGTAAGCACATTCGCATTGAGAAACGAAAGGATACTGTTTATGAATTGCTGAATTATATTAGTGAAGTGTCGGGTTTTTATTTTATTTATGATAGCAAAATTATTGATAATGAAAAGAAAGCTAAACTTCCGGGAGGCTCATATTCTATCCGAGAGGCTATTAATTTTGTTTTGCAGAGTGGTAATTACACTTTAAGAACGATTGATCGCTATATTCTGATTAATAAAACAACTAATTCTTCCTCATCATATCAGGGAGACGCTTTTATTTCCAAGACCAAAGACTGTGAGTCTTATAAGCAAATCGCTGGAACTGTTCTGGAAAAGATGACGCAATCTCCAATCCCTTATTGTTCGGTAGGTTTTGAAGGCACCGGAATTGGCACTATAACCAATAACAATGGCAAGTTTGTACTAAGGGTTCCCGATTCTCTGCTTACCGATAAATTACATGTTTCTCATATTGGTTATGATTCTCAAAGTATTCCAATTTCTTTTATGCAAAATAACCCCTCAAACATTTATCTATCGGAACGTATTGTTCCTCTTCAGGAAGTAATCTTCCGGTTGGTGAATCCACGAAAGATTGTAAAAGAAGCACTTGAGGCCCGGGATCATTTGTATCTGGATAAGCCATCTTACTTTACATCCTTCTACAGAGAAGGAATTATGCGTAAAAGTGAATTACTCAGACTTACTGAGGCTGTTTTCAAGGTCTACAAGCAAAGCTATAGTCATTCTTTTTCTTCAGATCAGGTTAAGCTCTTGAAAATGCGTAAGATCACGAATGATGCAGTGAAAGATTCAGTTGTTCTGAGAATGAAAGCAGGAGTAGAAGCTTCTTTATTATTGGATTTAATGAAGAATGTTCCCGACTTCCTTGAAATAAATGATAAGAATATATATGATTATACCAAAATTGATATGACAGAGATTGATTCTCGTATGGCACACGTCATTTCGTTTGAGCAGCGAAAGGGAATCACTGATCCGTATTTAAGAGGTAAATTATTTATCGATTCAGAGAATTCAGCATTGCTTTGCGCGCAATTGGAGGTTAATCCTCAATTTATAGATAAAGCAGAAGATCTGTTTGTGGTAAAGCGTGGCCGGAGTGTGAAAATTCATCCTCAGCAGATTGTATATACTGTGTCATACAAAGAATTGGATGGTAAATATTACATGAATCACGTAAGAGGGGATTTACAATTCAAGATGAAGGGAAAAGGGCAGCTGTTTTATAGTTCGATGCACATATTCTTTGAAATGGTTACGTGCAAAGTAGAGACTGTAAATGTGCAACCATTTCCTCGCGAAGAAAGACTGCCCGTAAAAAAAATATTCTCTGAAGAAAGATTTGCTTATGACAACCATTTTTGGGGAGACTTTAATGTTATTCTCCCGGAAGAAAATATCAATAAGAATCTCTCACGCATTACTTCTAAAATAGAAGAATCGGGAGAATAA
- a CDS encoding FecR family protein: MLRKEPNTDLAWSALYSRLESDSLLNKEDHILKHRRRILPVYWAAACVIALISATVVFYFHAEKDITEQLTLQNTDSGNILVKTLGDGSTIYLASNASLSYPKSFTGSKREVSLQGEALFDIAKNPAKPFLIETEKVTVRVLGTAFKVKSCGDGKFELAVQRGRVKVTEKEGGNSLEVVAGQSVIFVGNHLYKYLNTDKKLFEHYTSKMRFKDETLENIVHVINQNNDSFVVLKGNLLKTSRLNVQFCNNNVNEMTQIISLALNLKREIRQDTIYISQP; this comes from the coding sequence ATGTTGAGAAAAGAACCAAATACAGACCTGGCGTGGAGCGCCCTTTATTCAAGGCTGGAAAGTGATAGTTTGTTGAATAAAGAAGACCATATTTTGAAGCATAGAAGGAGAATACTTCCTGTCTATTGGGCTGCTGCCTGTGTGATAGCTCTTATTAGCGCTACGGTTGTTTTCTATTTTCATGCCGAAAAAGATATTACTGAACAACTTACGCTTCAGAATACAGATAGTGGAAATATACTGGTGAAAACGTTGGGCGACGGATCTACTATTTATCTGGCTTCTAATGCTTCATTAAGTTACCCAAAATCTTTCACTGGTTCTAAGAGAGAAGTATCATTGCAGGGTGAAGCTCTTTTCGATATAGCTAAAAATCCTGCGAAACCTTTTTTAATTGAAACGGAAAAAGTAACTGTAAGAGTTCTGGGAACGGCGTTTAAAGTAAAATCCTGTGGAGACGGAAAGTTTGAACTTGCGGTGCAACGGGGAAGAGTCAAAGTTACAGAGAAGGAGGGAGGAAACTCTCTCGAAGTAGTTGCGGGACAGTCGGTCATCTTTGTAGGCAATCACCTGTATAAGTACCTGAATACTGATAAAAAACTTTTTGAACATTATACTTCAAAAATGCGTTTTAAGGACGAGACTCTTGAAAATATTGTGCATGTTATCAATCAAAATAATGATTCCTTTGTTGTTCTTAAAGGGAATTTATTGAAGACTTCAAGATTGAATGTGCAATTTTGCAATAATAATGTAAATGAAATGACGCAGATTATTAGTCTGGCCCTCAATCTGAAGCGTGAAATCCGACAGGATACCATTTATATTTCGCAACCTTAA
- a CDS encoding TlpA disulfide reductase family protein — MKKSIYVLALASLSALACTGENAYKISGVINGASDGDSVYIQNRVNREFIKVAGAVIKDGKFTFKGKQDSTVNRYITYTKGDKKLYADFFLENGNISLTLGETDSIVGTPSNDIYHAFKSKMNALNGKMEMVYSSMQSPTMTAEEKKAKSNEMNGLESNMTEIIAQTIEQNVTNPVGIHLLKAYNYYMEYDKLEAVLAKVPARYQKNEDVIRLNSLVKTAKKTSIGQKFTDFSMLTPEGKPVKLSDFAGKGKYVLVDFWASWCGPCRQEMPNLVKAYAQYKDKGFEIVGVSLDKDGASWKGGINKLNITWPQMSDLKYWDCEGSKLYAIRSIPHTVLLDKEGKIIARGLHGDELQAKLAELIK, encoded by the coding sequence ATGAAAAAAAGTATTTACGTGTTAGCACTTGCATCTCTATCAGCATTAGCTTGTACAGGTGAAAACGCCTACAAAATATCTGGCGTTATAAACGGTGCCTCTGATGGTGATTCTGTATATATCCAAAATAGAGTAAACCGTGAGTTTATAAAGGTAGCCGGTGCCGTAATTAAAGATGGTAAGTTTACCTTTAAAGGGAAACAAGATTCTACAGTAAACCGCTATATTACTTATACAAAAGGCGATAAGAAGCTTTATGCCGATTTCTTTCTTGAAAACGGAAATATAAGCCTCACTCTTGGTGAAACGGATAGCATAGTAGGAACTCCTTCCAATGATATCTACCATGCATTTAAATCAAAAATGAATGCTTTGAACGGTAAAATGGAGATGGTTTATAGTTCCATGCAGTCGCCAACCATGACAGCTGAAGAGAAAAAGGCAAAATCAAATGAAATGAATGGTCTTGAAAGTAACATGACCGAAATTATTGCCCAAACAATAGAACAGAATGTAACTAACCCTGTTGGCATTCATCTGCTTAAGGCATATAATTATTATATGGAATATGACAAGCTGGAAGCTGTTCTGGCTAAAGTTCCTGCCAGGTATCAGAAAAATGAAGATGTTATTCGTCTGAATAGTCTCGTTAAAACAGCAAAGAAGACTTCCATTGGACAAAAATTCACAGACTTTTCAATGCTTACTCCTGAGGGAAAACCTGTAAAGCTATCAGATTTTGCTGGAAAAGGCAAATATGTATTAGTTGATTTTTGGGCAAGCTGGTGTGGCCCTTGCCGTCAGGAAATGCCAAATTTAGTAAAAGCCTATGCTCAATACAAAGACAAGGGATTTGAAATCGTTGGTGTTTCTTTAGATAAGGACGGAGCATCATGGAAAGGTGGAATTAATAAATTAAATATTACCTGGCCTCAGATGTCTGATCTTAAGTATTGGGATTGCGAAGGCTCTAAGCTTTATGCTATTCGCAGCATTCCTCATACTGTTCTGCTGGACAAAGAAGGAAAGATTATTGCAAGAGGACTTCATGGCGATGAATTACAAGCGAAATTAGCTGAGTTAATCAAATAA
- the ispE gene encoding 4-(cytidine 5'-diphospho)-2-C-methyl-D-erythritol kinase — MIVFPNAKINLGLNITEKRPDGYHNLETVFYPVHIEDALEVVPLKNSDKDFELQVFGASIAGDPEDNLVVKAYRLLKEKFNFPAISIYLQKQIPSGAGMGGGSADGAFMLKLLNNKFSLGLSEEKLEEFASKLGADCPFFIKNKPIFASGTGNIFSPINISLKGLYILIIKPEIFVSTRDAFSLITPAYPAKKITEIIQQPVEEWKSSLVNDFEKSVFAQHPEIGEAKNKLYEAGAIYASMSGSGSSLFGIFNAPVDKPELIFPDYFIWQGKL; from the coding sequence ATGATTGTATTCCCCAACGCCAAAATAAATCTGGGCCTAAACATCACAGAAAAACGTCCCGACGGCTATCATAACTTAGAAACCGTTTTTTATCCGGTGCACATTGAAGATGCTTTGGAAGTTGTACCTCTTAAAAACTCTGATAAAGATTTTGAATTACAGGTATTTGGAGCTTCTATAGCCGGAGACCCTGAGGATAACCTGGTAGTGAAAGCCTATAGACTACTAAAAGAGAAGTTTAATTTTCCAGCAATATCCATTTATCTTCAGAAACAGATACCTTCGGGTGCAGGCATGGGCGGAGGTTCTGCCGACGGTGCTTTTATGCTGAAGCTGCTAAACAATAAATTCTCTTTGGGGTTATCTGAGGAAAAGCTGGAAGAGTTTGCTTCAAAATTAGGAGCCGATTGTCCATTCTTTATCAAGAACAAACCAATCTTTGCAAGCGGAACAGGGAATATTTTCTCTCCGATAAACATTTCATTAAAAGGATTATATATATTAATAATTAAACCGGAAATTTTTGTTTCCACACGAGATGCCTTTTCACTTATTACCCCTGCCTATCCCGCAAAAAAAATCACTGAAATAATTCAGCAACCTGTGGAAGAGTGGAAAAGCAGCTTAGTAAATGACTTTGAAAAAAGTGTGTTTGCACAACATCCAGAGATTGGAGAAGCCAAAAATAAATTATACGAAGCAGGGGCAATCTATGCTTCTATGTCGGGTTCAGGATCTTCATTATTTGGAATATTTAATGCTCCGGTAGATAAACCTGAACTTATTTTTCCTGATTATTTTATCTGGCAAGGAAAGTTATAG